Proteins encoded together in one Planctomyces sp. SH-PL14 window:
- a CDS encoding right-handed parallel beta-helix repeat-containing protein, which translates to MFLFFARNTVCSLVVLLSLLAFPVRSVLASDVSATDYPSLQAAIDANPSREIFLPSGDHRIEATLRISSHGTSLVGPGRIVMTDPKKHIVEIEHARDVRIEGVTLTRPEGAMDTTREGILVSDCQDVILERVKVIDNRTRSGSIRFSEVRRGRIVNCDIRNYMTITEDDRTANVELLGYAFRCIDGTGIVVDRSQGTLIQGNTIVEEHLRPTPEMKAEHRLGTFTKKNAKRGLLISQEVWDAEYVNNWHQGSGLIVTGPTRSDMTRILGNQIENAAQGIDLHSDHVIVSGNIVSNAFIGMKAMHGSRNVLITGNQFSRNDLWAIGLMSGAGASPAVPAEGEQAMVPANVDGGSLIANNIVSEFGCGDAAWIWGGAETSRAVFRFDRGQEATDPPLRDVMVTGNVISNPDRDELTGPAAKGAEGPRYHYAVRIETGGENAPRGLHFIGNLFPAGAQGVSNLELAP; encoded by the coding sequence GTGTTCCTGTTCTTTGCACGAAACACCGTCTGTTCTCTGGTCGTACTCCTGAGCCTCCTCGCATTCCCCGTCCGCAGCGTCCTCGCCTCCGATGTCTCGGCGACAGACTATCCCTCCCTCCAGGCGGCGATCGATGCCAATCCGAGCCGCGAGATCTTCCTACCGTCCGGCGACCACCGGATCGAGGCAACCCTCCGGATCAGCTCGCACGGGACCTCTCTCGTCGGGCCCGGACGGATCGTCATGACCGACCCGAAGAAGCACATCGTCGAAATCGAACATGCCCGCGATGTCCGGATCGAAGGGGTCACGCTGACCCGTCCGGAAGGAGCGATGGACACGACCCGCGAAGGGATCTTGGTCTCGGACTGCCAGGACGTGATCCTGGAACGGGTGAAGGTGATCGACAACCGGACCCGCTCCGGGAGCATCCGCTTCTCGGAGGTCCGCCGCGGCCGGATCGTGAACTGCGACATCCGCAACTACATGACGATCACGGAGGACGACCGGACGGCGAACGTGGAGCTCCTGGGCTATGCGTTCCGCTGCATCGATGGGACCGGGATCGTCGTCGACCGCTCGCAGGGGACGTTGATCCAGGGGAACACGATCGTTGAGGAGCATCTGCGTCCGACTCCGGAAATGAAAGCGGAGCATCGGCTGGGGACGTTCACGAAGAAGAACGCCAAGCGGGGTCTGCTCATTTCGCAGGAGGTTTGGGACGCGGAGTACGTCAACAACTGGCATCAGGGCTCGGGATTGATCGTCACGGGACCGACGCGGAGCGACATGACCCGCATCCTGGGGAACCAGATCGAGAACGCCGCGCAGGGGATCGATCTGCATTCGGATCACGTGATCGTGTCGGGGAACATCGTGAGCAACGCCTTTATCGGAATGAAGGCGATGCACGGTTCCCGCAACGTCCTGATCACCGGGAATCAGTTCAGTCGGAACGATCTGTGGGCGATTGGGCTGATGTCCGGGGCGGGGGCGTCGCCGGCGGTCCCCGCGGAGGGGGAGCAGGCGATGGTGCCGGCGAATGTCGACGGGGGTTCGCTGATCGCGAACAACATTGTCTCGGAATTCGGCTGCGGCGATGCGGCGTGGATCTGGGGTGGGGCGGAGACGAGCCGGGCGGTCTTCCGATTTGATCGGGGCCAGGAGGCGACCGATCCGCCGCTACGGGATGTGATGGTGACCGGAAATGTGATTTCGAACCCGGATCGGGACGAGCTGACGGGGCCAGCGGCGAAGGGGGCCGAGGGACCGCGGTATCACTATGCGGTCCGGATTGAGACGGGCGGGGAGAATGCGCCGCGCGGTCTCCACTTCATCGGCAACTTGTTTCCAGCGGGAGCGCAGGGCGTCTCCAATCTGGAACTCGCGCCGTAG
- a CDS encoding MotA/TolQ/ExbB proton channel family protein produces MKSLLPRSVDSSLLLGCGATAIYYAIMLQPSMHGTILGRYTTKNPVDYAITFLFLWSLIDLAIKCFAFPGEMLSLRHEWLPERNGQQPASTAAALIPGETSLSGWQLRSRICGRISKVLQYAVEHGVGQDYRDQIKYLSGKAEEETIARYSVVRFAIAITPMLGFLGTVVHFGTALSGISFEEMDSRLADVVSHMGEAFNTTTSALAAAMTAMFFLFLAERTDKGIDAAVDRYVERELETRFVAERQIAPELNGVQSAHDDALLIMRQTLERQVQLWTEALGGLFQQFEQRQAAEGAAWAQALDSLRAAQDTFEQRKEERLIVGLEAFSDRQQTHLEQVHGTLDQVVSLKGEFHSIGDALQKISDGEGRIAELQATLDNNLQTLQMSQKMDEAMHGLTAAIHLLTARRDLPGARAA; encoded by the coding sequence ATGAAATCGCTCCTCCCCCGCTCGGTCGACTCCTCCCTCCTCCTGGGCTGCGGTGCGACGGCGATCTACTACGCGATCATGCTCCAGCCGTCGATGCACGGCACGATCCTGGGGCGGTACACGACCAAAAACCCCGTCGACTACGCAATCACGTTCCTCTTCCTGTGGAGCCTGATCGACCTCGCCATCAAGTGCTTCGCCTTCCCGGGCGAAATGCTGTCGCTGCGGCACGAGTGGCTCCCCGAACGGAACGGCCAGCAGCCGGCCAGCACCGCAGCCGCCCTCATCCCCGGCGAGACCAGCCTCTCCGGCTGGCAGCTCCGCTCCCGGATCTGCGGCCGGATCTCGAAAGTCCTCCAGTACGCCGTCGAGCACGGCGTCGGCCAGGACTATCGCGACCAGATCAAGTACCTCTCCGGCAAGGCGGAAGAAGAGACGATCGCCCGCTATTCCGTCGTCCGGTTCGCCATCGCGATCACGCCGATGCTCGGGTTCCTCGGAACCGTCGTTCACTTCGGCACCGCTCTCAGCGGCATCAGCTTTGAGGAGATGGACAGCCGCCTCGCCGACGTCGTCTCCCACATGGGCGAGGCGTTCAACACCACGACGAGCGCCCTCGCGGCCGCGATGACCGCCATGTTCTTCCTGTTCCTCGCCGAGCGGACCGACAAGGGGATCGACGCCGCGGTCGACCGCTACGTCGAACGCGAGCTGGAAACCCGCTTCGTCGCCGAGCGGCAGATCGCTCCAGAACTGAACGGAGTCCAGTCGGCCCATGACGACGCCCTCCTGATCATGCGGCAGACCCTGGAGCGGCAGGTCCAGCTCTGGACGGAGGCCCTCGGCGGACTGTTCCAGCAGTTCGAGCAGCGGCAGGCAGCCGAAGGAGCCGCCTGGGCGCAGGCCCTGGACTCCCTCCGTGCGGCCCAGGACACGTTTGAGCAGCGGAAGGAAGAACGGCTGATCGTCGGCCTCGAAGCCTTCAGCGACCGTCAACAGACCCATCTCGAACAGGTCCACGGCACGCTGGACCAGGTCGTCTCGCTGAAAGGGGAGTTTCACTCGATCGGCGACGCCCTCCAGAAGATCTCCGACGGCGAAGGCCGCATTGCCGAGCTTCAGGCGACGCTCGACAACAACCTCCAGACGCTCCAGATGTCGCAAAAGATGGACGAGGCGATGCATGGGCTGACCGCCGCGATTCACCTGCTCACCGCTCGCCGCGATCTTCCGGGTGCACGAGCTGCCTGA
- a CDS encoding arylamine N-acetyltransferase family protein, with the protein MTDAELDAYFRRIGYSGGGAPTLETLQDLHRRHAESIPFENLNPLLGRPVRLDFASLQEKLVREGRGGYCYEQNLLFQHVLKSLGYRVTGLSAGVVWNRPPEEMTPRTHVLLQVDLEDGPWLADVGFGGQTLTGPIRLEADVEQETPHEPYRLVRCDESDEFELQAEIRGTWRPLYRFDLRPQRLVDYEVGNWYVSTHPSSGFVIGLMASRAPTGCRYTLFNNSLAVHPLGGESERRTLGTAVELREALTDVLGITLPNGPGMNPLLERIAAADPPPR; encoded by the coding sequence GTGACGGATGCCGAGCTGGACGCTTACTTTCGCCGGATCGGCTACTCCGGCGGCGGGGCGCCGACGCTGGAGACGCTGCAGGATCTGCACCGGCGGCACGCGGAGTCGATCCCGTTCGAGAACCTGAACCCGCTGCTGGGACGGCCCGTCCGACTGGACTTTGCTTCCTTGCAGGAAAAGCTGGTCCGCGAGGGCCGCGGGGGGTATTGCTATGAACAGAATCTTCTCTTTCAGCATGTCCTGAAGTCGCTCGGGTACCGTGTTACGGGTCTATCGGCCGGAGTCGTGTGGAACCGGCCTCCGGAAGAGATGACGCCCCGGACGCACGTCCTGCTGCAGGTCGATCTGGAGGACGGGCCGTGGCTGGCCGATGTTGGCTTTGGCGGACAGACGCTGACGGGACCGATCCGGCTGGAGGCGGATGTCGAACAGGAGACGCCGCACGAGCCGTATCGCCTTGTCCGGTGTGACGAAAGCGACGAGTTCGAACTGCAGGCCGAGATCCGCGGTACGTGGCGTCCGCTCTATCGGTTCGATCTCCGGCCGCAGCGACTTGTCGATTACGAAGTCGGCAACTGGTACGTCTCGACCCACCCGAGTTCGGGCTTCGTCATTGGACTGATGGCTTCTCGCGCACCGACGGGCTGCCGCTACACCCTCTTCAACAACAGCCTCGCCGTTCATCCCCTCGGCGGGGAGAGCGAGCGACGGACGCTGGGGACAGCGGTGGAACTCCGGGAAGCGCTGACGGACGTCCTCGGTATCACGCTGCCGAACGGGCCGGGGATGAATCCGCTGCTGGAACGGATCGCCGCCGCGGATCCGCCCCCGCGGTGA
- a CDS encoding ABC transporter ATP-binding protein, with amino-acid sequence MTSTANGESSSLTIRGLRKEFTTESGTTLVAIDHLDLTVAAGEVVSLVGPSGCGKSTLLRLLAGLDQPTSGELQIGTDPIRAPSSDRGLMFQAPNLFPWLTVRRNIESGLVARGVLAQFRHEVDEYLRLVGLTGFEHAYPHQLSGGMAQRAALARVLINHPRVLLLDEPLGALDQFTRMQMQNEVLRIWTARKTTMVLVTHDIDEAIYMSDRIVLMTPRPGRVDRILSVPLERPRHRDGAEFLRLRSEILRLLHFTGP; translated from the coding sequence GTGACCTCGACGGCCAATGGCGAGTCCTCCTCCCTCACGATCCGCGGCCTCCGGAAGGAGTTCACGACCGAGAGCGGAACGACGCTGGTCGCCATCGATCATCTCGATCTCACGGTCGCGGCGGGCGAAGTCGTCTCCCTCGTCGGCCCCAGCGGCTGCGGCAAGTCGACGCTCCTCCGCCTCCTGGCAGGGCTCGATCAGCCGACGTCGGGCGAGCTCCAGATCGGAACCGATCCGATCCGCGCCCCGAGCTCCGACCGGGGCCTGATGTTCCAGGCTCCGAACCTCTTTCCGTGGCTGACCGTCCGCCGGAACATCGAGTCCGGACTCGTGGCCCGCGGCGTCCTGGCGCAGTTCCGCCACGAAGTCGACGAGTACCTCCGCCTCGTCGGCCTGACGGGATTCGAGCATGCCTATCCGCACCAGCTCTCCGGCGGGATGGCCCAGCGGGCGGCCCTCGCCCGGGTTCTCATCAACCACCCCCGGGTCCTGTTGTTGGATGAGCCGCTCGGCGCCCTCGACCAGTTCACACGGATGCAGATGCAGAACGAGGTCCTGCGGATCTGGACCGCGCGGAAGACCACGATGGTGCTGGTCACGCACGACATCGACGAGGCGATCTACATGAGCGACCGGATCGTCCTCATGACGCCCCGCCCCGGTCGCGTGGACCGGATCTTGAGCGTCCCGCTCGAGCGGCCGCGGCATCGCGACGGCGCCGAGTTCCTGCGGCTCCGGTCCGAGATCCTGCGGCTCCTGCACTTCACCGGGCCATAG
- a CDS encoding ABC transporter permease: MSAETLPPPSPVEEPIAGRTDSRPPLPSGDRSGWGRLVAPAAVVAAALLVEWGLPHRQAVPPTRLYSGLLVGLLACTLVFAIVGAMRTRFSPWVRRNAPLVGGVAFLLALWNLVTVKGNLLPLPYFPGPQRVLLSLYDDRTMLAVSTYHSLRLLLAGYTAGVAAGLVCGILIGWFRTIRYWGMPLLKVVGPIPATAYVPLMMVLFPSHFLSGAALIALAVWFPVTMLTASGLANVPIAFLDVARTLGAGPRYLIFRVALPAALPSIFLGLFMGLGAAFLTLIVAETVGVSAGLGWYLKWQQGYLEYANVYAALVIMSVFFSSLMTLLFLVRDRVLNWQKGVIRW; the protein is encoded by the coding sequence TTGTCTGCTGAAACGCTTCCCCCACCCTCTCCTGTCGAGGAACCGATTGCCGGACGGACGGATTCGCGCCCGCCGCTCCCTTCCGGAGACCGATCGGGGTGGGGACGCCTCGTCGCGCCGGCCGCGGTCGTGGCGGCGGCCCTGCTCGTCGAATGGGGGCTTCCTCATCGGCAGGCCGTCCCGCCGACGAGGCTCTACAGCGGACTGCTCGTGGGACTGCTGGCCTGCACACTCGTGTTCGCCATCGTTGGCGCGATGAGGACGCGGTTCTCTCCCTGGGTCCGCCGCAACGCTCCGCTCGTCGGCGGCGTGGCCTTCCTCCTCGCCCTCTGGAACCTCGTCACCGTCAAGGGAAACCTCCTGCCGCTCCCCTACTTCCCCGGACCGCAGCGGGTTCTCCTCAGCCTGTATGACGACCGAACCATGCTCGCCGTCAGCACGTACCACTCGCTCCGGCTCCTGCTGGCGGGCTACACGGCGGGCGTCGCCGCGGGGCTCGTCTGCGGCATCCTGATCGGCTGGTTCCGGACGATCCGCTACTGGGGGATGCCGCTCCTCAAAGTGGTCGGCCCGATTCCCGCCACCGCCTACGTCCCGCTGATGATGGTCCTCTTTCCAAGCCACTTTCTCTCCGGGGCGGCCCTCATCGCGCTCGCGGTCTGGTTCCCGGTCACGATGCTCACTGCCTCGGGACTGGCGAACGTCCCGATCGCCTTCCTAGACGTCGCCCGGACGCTCGGCGCGGGCCCGCGGTACCTCATCTTCCGGGTCGCGCTGCCCGCCGCCCTCCCGAGCATCTTCCTCGGTCTCTTCATGGGACTCGGGGCCGCCTTCCTCACGTTGATTGTCGCCGAGACCGTGGGCGTCTCGGCGGGGCTCGGCTGGTATCTCAAGTGGCAGCAGGGCTACCTCGAATACGCCAACGTCTACGCCGCGCTGGTCATCATGTCGGTCTTCTTCTCCAGCCTCATGACGCTCCTGTTCCTCGTCCGGGACCGGGTCCTCAACTGGCAGAAGGGGGTGATCCGGTGGTGA
- a CDS encoding ABC transporter substrate-binding protein, whose protein sequence is MTAPTTSFPHRRLLGLGLSCLLATILGCQEAAGPGTKPAAQAPAGPAKVKIGYLGLTCEAAMFVAAEKGFFKEEGIEVEFVKTDWDGLRDGLGLGRFDANYTLIMYLLKPIEQGLDVKITGGVHSGCLRVQADPKSSVKTVADLKGKTIGIPTMGSPPFLFASRALKAAGMDPRSDVTWKVVSPEVMGLALDNGDIDAVADSEPLGSILAATKNVHTIADQALDAPYRDEYCCATVVSGKFLARDPASAAKVTRALLKGALWVDTNPGAAGELSVASKYVASTAEINGHAIGKLTFMPGVTKCRDSILSAAREMKTAGLLNSSTDPDELARRAWTDLDGVTDEWLKGVQVEKVAGGGAPPALDPVALARLFATDTNFRFMCCDQCVSRTELCGQ, encoded by the coding sequence ATGACTGCTCCCACCACCTCTTTCCCGCACCGCCGTCTGCTCGGCCTCGGCCTGAGCTGCCTGCTGGCGACGATCCTGGGATGCCAGGAGGCGGCCGGCCCCGGGACGAAGCCCGCCGCCCAGGCACCCGCCGGCCCGGCCAAGGTGAAGATCGGCTACCTCGGCCTCACCTGCGAGGCGGCGATGTTCGTCGCCGCGGAGAAGGGCTTCTTCAAAGAGGAGGGGATCGAGGTCGAGTTCGTGAAGACCGACTGGGACGGCCTGCGGGACGGACTCGGCCTGGGGCGGTTCGACGCCAACTACACGCTCATCATGTACCTCCTGAAGCCGATCGAGCAGGGGCTCGACGTCAAGATCACCGGCGGGGTCCACTCCGGATGCCTGCGAGTCCAGGCCGATCCCAAGTCCTCGGTCAAGACGGTCGCCGACCTCAAGGGGAAGACGATCGGCATCCCGACGATGGGAAGTCCGCCGTTCCTCTTCGCCAGCCGGGCTCTCAAGGCGGCCGGAATGGACCCCCGGAGCGACGTCACCTGGAAGGTCGTCTCCCCCGAGGTGATGGGCCTCGCTCTCGACAACGGCGACATCGACGCCGTCGCCGACTCGGAGCCGCTCGGCTCGATCCTCGCCGCCACGAAGAACGTCCACACGATCGCCGACCAGGCCCTCGACGCCCCCTACCGCGACGAATACTGCTGCGCGACCGTCGTCAGCGGCAAGTTCCTCGCCCGCGACCCCGCCTCCGCCGCCAAGGTGACGCGCGCCCTCCTTAAGGGCGCCCTGTGGGTCGACACGAACCCCGGCGCTGCCGGCGAGCTCTCGGTCGCCAGCAAGTACGTCGCCTCGACCGCCGAGATCAACGGCCATGCCATCGGCAAGCTGACCTTCATGCCCGGCGTCACGAAGTGCCGCGACAGCATCCTCTCGGCCGCCCGCGAGATGAAGACCGCCGGGCTCCTCAATTCGTCGACCGATCCGGACGAACTCGCCCGGCGGGCCTGGACCGATCTCGACGGAGTCACGGACGAATGGCTCAAGGGGGTGCAGGTCGAGAAGGTCGCCGGCGGCGGAGCCCCCCCGGCGCTCGACCCGGTCGCCCTCGCCCGGCTGTTCGCCACCGACACGAACTTCCGCTTCATGTGCTGCGACCAGTGCGTCTCCCGAACCGAACTCTGCGGCCAGTAG
- a CDS encoding RnfABCDGE type electron transport complex subunit D, which translates to MNCPPGSPACPSCPPRVSKAGFAWRTAATLVLLGGFYAGRASLNRSLAALLTQFGGVTVDPSLPRVLGVILLLGALLAVWHKLVWKDRRFQAPLLVTVVLALGDAAFSILENHPAPPWLVTASGGRILEYSPTFVAIVTTIVAEMVLGRFFWGRWPHLASAYVSGISVGILIKSSSLWPFVLCGLISITSKYVLRIGDRHIWNPTNFGVTMMLFLAPAHVASLTVQAGNNGLALLTIWVLGSLIMYRLGRFHIPFAFVLSFIGLSFLRSFVTGHPWQTEIAPMTSPMFQLYIFFMITDPKTTTRGWTSQTVVAVLVAVMETMLRLVFKDVHSLYHALFIVGPAANLIEIYADSRKARRAAASSTPIRTPVPGSDSLTIAAAADSDLAAAPAEPRRPVLAQPRDR; encoded by the coding sequence ATGAATTGCCCTCCCGGCTCACCTGCCTGTCCGTCCTGCCCACCGCGCGTCTCCAAGGCGGGCTTTGCGTGGCGGACGGCAGCGACCCTTGTATTGCTGGGCGGGTTCTACGCCGGCCGCGCGTCTCTGAACCGCTCGCTCGCCGCCCTCCTGACGCAGTTCGGCGGGGTCACGGTCGATCCCTCGCTCCCGCGGGTCCTGGGTGTCATTCTCCTGCTCGGCGCGCTCCTGGCCGTGTGGCACAAGCTCGTCTGGAAGGATCGCCGCTTCCAGGCCCCGCTCCTCGTCACGGTCGTCCTCGCCCTCGGGGACGCCGCATTCAGCATCCTCGAAAACCACCCCGCTCCCCCCTGGCTCGTGACGGCGAGCGGCGGACGGATCCTCGAATACTCCCCGACCTTCGTGGCGATCGTGACCACGATTGTCGCCGAGATGGTCCTGGGCCGCTTCTTCTGGGGACGGTGGCCGCACCTGGCGAGCGCCTATGTCTCGGGGATCAGTGTCGGGATCCTGATCAAGTCCTCGTCGCTGTGGCCGTTCGTCCTGTGCGGGCTGATCTCGATTACGTCCAAGTACGTCCTGCGGATCGGCGACCGGCACATCTGGAACCCGACGAACTTCGGCGTGACGATGATGCTCTTCCTGGCGCCGGCCCACGTCGCCAGTCTCACGGTCCAGGCGGGGAACAACGGCCTCGCCCTCCTGACGATCTGGGTCCTCGGCAGCCTTATTATGTACCGGCTGGGCCGGTTCCACATCCCGTTCGCCTTCGTGCTCTCGTTCATCGGGCTGTCGTTCCTGCGGAGCTTCGTCACCGGTCATCCGTGGCAGACCGAAATCGCCCCGATGACGAGCCCGATGTTCCAGCTCTACATCTTCTTCATGATCACCGACCCCAAGACGACGACCCGCGGCTGGACGAGCCAGACCGTCGTGGCGGTCCTGGTGGCGGTCATGGAGACGATGCTGCGGCTCGTCTTCAAGGACGTCCACTCGCTGTACCACGCGCTGTTCATCGTCGGCCCGGCGGCGAACCTGATCGAGATCTATGCCGACTCCCGCAAAGCCCGCAGGGCGGCCGCGTCGTCGACACCCATCCGCACTCCGGTTCCCGGAAGCGATTCCCTGACGATCGCGGCGGCCGCGGACTCCGATCTCGCCGCGGCGCCCGCCGAGCCGCGCCGTCCTGTCCTCGCTCAGCCGCGCGACCGGTGA
- a CDS encoding CRTAC1 family protein translates to MSRGQKQAVITCLFVGLLVFVALRGSGENLWNRIGGQEGVADSRGGSRATPLERYGFHFTESAKEAGIEFQHHAPTLDAKLAHIMPLVNPMGAAATVLDYDADGWLDLYFVTSDAGGQNALFRNKGDGTFEETAAAMGVADLNQPGTGACMGAIAADYDNDGYPDLLVYRWGRPELFHNIEGKRFERVTEGSGLPAWMNANAACWLDYNRDGRLDLFLAGYWPDNIDLWNLSTTRIMPESFEFATNGGGKVLLKNLGDGKFENVTKAVGIESTRWTLGVVSADLDGNGYPDLVLANDYGVSEFFASRGGERFEEVGYASGIGVTPKSGMSASLGDPLNEGRQSVYITNITEPGNLVQGNNLWVPIGEIDEGAGRGVQRYLNQAGTLNIERGGWSWGAKFADLNNDGWLDLFQTNGYISAAVGKSYWYDYGKIAGGLKGLIGDAKFWPPIGDQSLAGFQTKCVWLNKGGDFTDVCAAVGVTETNDGRAVALADLSNRGVIDVVVASQNGKALLYRNTVAEGQDWIQFQLTGGARPDANASGRPAQIPWSNRSAVGAEVVVIWRTAEDPSPRRQQQVVTAGDAYASQSMLRLHFGLGKTAVIEEAVVTWPSGRTTVLKEPAVRTLHRLDETDSKEPTP, encoded by the coding sequence ATGAGTCGCGGACAGAAGCAGGCGGTCATCACCTGCCTTTTCGTCGGGCTGCTCGTCTTCGTGGCGCTGCGGGGCTCGGGCGAAAACCTCTGGAATCGCATCGGCGGACAGGAGGGAGTGGCGGATTCCCGAGGCGGGTCGCGGGCCACGCCTCTCGAGCGGTACGGGTTCCACTTCACGGAATCGGCCAAAGAGGCGGGGATCGAGTTCCAGCACCACGCCCCGACGCTCGATGCGAAGCTGGCCCACATCATGCCGCTCGTCAACCCGATGGGAGCGGCGGCGACGGTCCTCGACTACGACGCCGACGGCTGGCTCGACCTGTACTTTGTGACGAGCGACGCCGGCGGGCAGAACGCCCTCTTCCGCAACAAGGGGGACGGGACGTTCGAAGAGACCGCCGCCGCGATGGGGGTGGCCGACCTCAACCAGCCCGGGACCGGCGCCTGCATGGGTGCGATTGCGGCGGACTACGACAACGACGGCTACCCCGACCTCCTCGTCTACCGGTGGGGCCGGCCGGAGCTGTTCCACAACATCGAGGGAAAGCGGTTCGAGCGGGTGACGGAAGGCTCCGGTCTCCCGGCCTGGATGAACGCCAACGCCGCCTGCTGGCTCGACTACAACCGCGACGGCCGGCTCGACCTGTTCCTCGCCGGCTACTGGCCGGACAACATCGACCTGTGGAACCTCTCGACGACCCGGATCATGCCGGAGTCGTTTGAGTTCGCCACGAACGGCGGCGGCAAGGTCCTGCTCAAGAACCTCGGCGACGGAAAGTTCGAGAACGTCACGAAGGCGGTCGGGATCGAGAGCACACGCTGGACTCTCGGCGTCGTCTCGGCGGACCTCGACGGAAACGGCTATCCGGACCTCGTGCTGGCCAACGACTACGGCGTCTCGGAGTTCTTCGCCAGCCGCGGCGGGGAGCGGTTCGAGGAAGTGGGGTATGCCAGCGGGATCGGCGTCACCCCCAAGAGCGGCATGAGCGCCAGCCTCGGCGATCCGCTGAACGAAGGCCGGCAGTCGGTCTACATCACGAACATCACGGAGCCCGGCAACCTCGTCCAGGGGAACAACCTGTGGGTCCCGATCGGCGAAATCGACGAGGGAGCGGGGCGGGGCGTCCAGCGATACCTGAATCAGGCCGGGACGCTCAACATCGAGCGCGGCGGCTGGAGCTGGGGGGCCAAGTTCGCCGACCTCAACAACGACGGCTGGCTCGATCTGTTCCAGACCAACGGCTACATCTCGGCCGCCGTCGGCAAGAGCTACTGGTACGACTACGGCAAGATCGCCGGGGGCCTCAAGGGCCTCATCGGCGACGCCAAATTCTGGCCTCCGATCGGCGATCAGAGCCTCGCCGGCTTCCAGACGAAGTGCGTCTGGCTGAACAAGGGAGGGGACTTCACGGACGTCTGCGCCGCCGTCGGCGTCACCGAGACGAACGACGGGCGGGCGGTCGCGCTCGCCGACCTGTCGAACCGCGGCGTCATCGACGTCGTGGTCGCCAGCCAGAACGGGAAGGCGCTCCTCTACCGCAACACCGTCGCCGAAGGACAGGACTGGATCCAGTTCCAGCTCACTGGCGGAGCTCGACCGGATGCCAACGCGAGCGGCCGGCCGGCCCAGATTCCGTGGAGCAACCGCAGCGCCGTCGGAGCCGAGGTCGTCGTGATCTGGCGGACCGCGGAGGATCCCTCCCCGCGGCGGCAGCAGCAGGTCGTGACCGCGGGGGACGCCTACGCCTCCCAGAGCATGCTCCGTCTCCATTTCGGTCTGGGAAAGACTGCCGTGATCGAGGAGGCTGTGGTGACGTGGCCCTCCGGCCGGACGACCGTCCTCAAGGAGCCGGCGGTCCGCACTCTCCATCGCCTTGACGAGACCGACTCGAAGGAGCCGACGCCATGA